In one Acipenser ruthenus chromosome 10, fAciRut3.2 maternal haplotype, whole genome shotgun sequence genomic region, the following are encoded:
- the LOC117409365 gene encoding rab3 GTPase-activating protein catalytic subunit-like isoform X1 — translation MQANKYRLKMAADSDPESDVFEITDFTTASGWERFVSKVEEVLNDWKLIGSSVHKPLEKGEYNSGTWEEKTEEISFADYKFTVTHHYLKEESPDGEEKEEPEEDAFPAAMQDLLCMNNDFPPRAHCLVRWYGVREFVVISPGANNDAIISESKCNLLLSSVSIALGNTGSQVPLFVQIQQKWRRMYAGECQGPGVRTDFEMVHLRKVPNQYNHLSGLLDIFKSKIGCPLTPIPPINIAIRFTYILQDWQQYSWPQQPPDFDALLGGEVGGVEFGKLPFGACEDPISELHLATTWPHLTEGIIVDNDVYSDLDPVQAPHWSVRVRKADNPQCLLGDFLSEFFKLCCRKESTEEILGRSPLEEEGKENADISQALSKLTEPTTVPIHKLSVSSMVHSARKRMRRHRRVEESPLSNEVLNSILLYLFPDAAEKPSNGSEAKPGASNANSPPEKEPENYNLYNQFKSSPADSLTYKLSLCLCMVNFYHGGVKGVVQLWQEFVLEMRYRWENNYLVPGLASGPPDLRCCLLHQKLQMLNCCIERKKARDNGKRPSPLDSSAGSAGERKASGSDNGKAAQNSSGTEDRRERGEANQGKSWESWSDSEEEFFECLSDTEEMKENTQDNEKKEGPPKENKGSPRLKAEGRLRPHGKLTLLHYIQEPLYIPVTQEPAPMTEDLLEEQSEVLAKLGTSAEGAHLRARMQSACLLSDMESFKAANPGCCLEDFVRWYSPRDYVEEEGELSARMKIPGNMWAEAWETAKPAPARRQRRLFDDTREAEKVLHYLAVQKPADLTRHLLPCIIHAAILKEKEEESTEDIASVKKGILQIISNASKLLRHPNPDYKKLEEIINQIMAVETIIARARSLKAKFGISKCENIEEREDLERFVNSLLEEPEVSVVGAGRGPAGSIIHNLFVSAQRLAESTDEAALMTLMDEESVKSGSQEERRQNSGAVSDFPPPAGREIILRTVVPRPAPYSKPLPQRMFCVLMKEDFRLAGAFSSDTSFF, via the exons ATGCAGGCAAACAAATATAGATTGAAGATGGCGGCTGACAGTGAC CCCGAGTCGGACGTGTTTGAAATCACGGACTTCACCACCGCCTCGGGATGGGAAAG GTTTGTTTCAAAGGTAGAGGAAGTGCTGAATGATTGGAAACTGATTGGAAGTAGCGTGCACAAACCTCTGGAGAAG GGCGAATATAACAGTGGCACCTGGGAAGAAAAGACAGAAGAAATTTCCTTTGCAGACTACAAATTCACAGTAACGCATCACTATTTAAAAGAAGAGTCACCCGACGGGGAAGAAAAAGAGGAACCAGAGGAAG ATGCATTCCCTGCAGCTATGCAAGATTTGCTGTGCATGAACAATGATTTTCCACCCAGAGCTCACTGTTTAGTCAGATG gtATGGGGTGCGTGAGTTTGTTGTAATTTCTCCAGGAGCCAACAATGATGCAATCATCAGTGAATCAAAGTGTAATCTGCTGTTAAGTTCTGTGTCAATTGCCTTGGGGAACACAGGCAG CCAGGTACCACTGTTTGTACAAATCCAGCAGAAGTGGCGACGGATGTATGCTGGTGAATGTCAGGGTCCTGGGGTCCGCACTGACTTTGAAATGGTCCACCTTCGCAAAGTGCCAAACCAGTACAATCACCTGTCGGGACTGCTGGATATCTTCAAGTCAAAGATC GGTTGCCCGTTGACTCCCATACCCCCCATCAATATAGCAATCCGGTTCACATACATCCTTCAGGACTGGCAGCAATATTCCTGGCCCCAGCAACCTCCAG ACTTTGATGCACTTCTGGGAGGGGAAGTTGGAGGAGTGGAATTTGGGAAGCTGCCATTTGGAGCCTGTGAGGATCCTATTAG tgAACTTCACTTAGCCACAACTTGGCCTCACCTGACTGAAGGCATTATTGTTGATAATGACGTTTATTC cgaTTTAGATCCTGTTCAGGCTCCTCATTGGTCGGTGAGAGTGAGAAAAGCAGATAACCCTCAGTGCCTGTTGG gtGATTTCCTTAGTGAATTCTTTAAACTCTGTTGTCGGAAGGAGTCTACTGAGGAAATTCTAGGAAGGTCACCTTTGGAGGAAGAGGGAAAAG agaaTGCGGATATTAGTCAAGCCTTGTCCAAACTGACTGAGCCAACCACTGTTCCCATTCATAAACTGTCCGTGTCCAGCATGGTTCACAGTGCACGGAAAAGGATGCGCAGACATCGGCGTGTGGAGGAGTCACCACTCAGTAACGAGGTCCTTAATTCAATTTTATTG TACCTTTTCCCAGATGCAGCTGAAAAACCATCCAATGGATCTGAAGCAAAACCTGGTGCATCTAATGCAAACAGCCCACCTGAAAAAGAACCTGAGAACTAT aACCTGTACAACCAGTTCAAGTCCTCTCCTGCTGACAGTCTTACCTACAAACTGTCCCTCTGTCTCTGCATGGTCAACTTCTATCACGGAGGAGTTAAGGGGGTGGTACAGCTCTGGCAGGAGTTTGTGTTGGAAATGCGTTACAGATGGGAAAACAATTATCTCGTGCCAGG GTTAGCCAGTGGACCTCCTGATCTAAGATGCTGCTTATTGCACCAGAAGCTGCAG ATGTTAAACTGTTGCATTGAGAGGAAGAAAGCCAGAGACAATGGGAAGAGACCAAGCCCCTTGGACAGTTCTGCTGGCAGTGCGGGAGAGAGGAAGGCGTCCGGCAGTGACAATGGGAAGGCCGCACAGAATTCCTCGGGGACTGAGGaccggagagagagaggagaggccaACCAGGGGAAGTCCTGGGAATCCTGGAGTGACAGTGAGGAAGAGTTCTTCGAGTGCCTCAGTGACACAGAGGagatgaaagaaaacacacaggacaATGAAAAGAAGGAGGGACCTCCAAAAGAAAATAAAGGGTCACCAAGGCTGAAAGCTGAAGGCCGTCTGCGTCCGCATGGGAAACTGACCCTGCTGCATTACATTCAAGAGCCCTTGTATATCCCAGTAACACAA GAGCCGGCTCCAATGACAGAGGATTTGCTAGAAGAACAGTCGGAGGTGTTGGCCAAATTAGGGACATCGGCTGAAGGAGCACATCTGCGAGCTCGAATGCAGAGCGCCTGTCTACTTTCAGACATGGAATCCTTCAAG GCAGCTAACCCCGGTTGCTGTTTGGAAGACTTTGTGAGGTGGTACTCTCCCCGGGATTATGTTGAGGAGGAGGGGGAGCTGAGCGCCAGGATGAAGATACCTGGGAACATGTGGGCGGAGGCCTGGGAGACGGCCAAGCCAGCCCCAGCACGCAGGCAAAGGAGGCTTTTCGATGACACCAGGGAGGCGGAAAAG GTTCTGCATTATTTAGCTGTTCAGAAGCCTGCTGACCTTACAAGACATTTATTGCCCTGCATTATCCATGCTGCCATTCTCAAAGAGAAAGAGGAAG AATCGACAGAAGATATTGCTTCTGTAAAAAAAGGAATTCTGCAGATAATCTCTAATGCCAGCAAGCTTTTACGTCATCCCAACCCGGATTATAAGAAACTGGAG GAAATTATTAACCAGATAATGGCTGTGGAAACCATTATTGCCAGGGCTCGGTCTCTAAAAGCAAAGTTTGGGATCAGTAAATGCGAAAACATTGAGGAAAGGGAGGATCTGGAAAG GTTTGTGAATTCTTTGCTGGAGGAACCAGAGGTATCAGTGGTTGGAGCAGGAAGAGGGCCAGCCGGAAGCAttattcacaatttatttgtcaGTGCTCAGAGG CTGGCTGAATCTACTGATGAG GCTGCCTTGATGACCCTTATGGATGAGGAGTCTGTGAAGTCTGGCTCTCAGGAGGAACGGAGACAGAACTCAGGAGCCGTTTCGGATTTTCCTCCTCCAGCTGGCCGTGAAATAATTCTGCGGACCGTAGTGCCCCGACCTGCTCCGTACTCTAAACCACTCCCTCAGCGCATGTTCTGTGTGCTAATGAAAGAAGATTTCAGATTGGCAGGGGCATTTTCATCCGATACTTcatttttctga
- the LOC117409365 gene encoding rab3 GTPase-activating protein catalytic subunit-like isoform X2, producing the protein MQANKYRLKMAADSDPESDVFEITDFTTASGWERFVSKVEEVLNDWKLIGSSVHKPLEKGEYNSGTWEEKTEEISFADYKFTVTHHYLKEESPDGEEKEEPEEDAFPAAMQDLLCMNNDFPPRAHCLVRWYGVREFVVISPGANNDAIISESKCNLLLSSVSIALGNTGSQVPLFVQIQQKWRRMYAGECQGPGVRTDFEMVHLRKVPNQYNHLSGLLDIFKSKIGCPLTPIPPINIAIRFTYILQDWQQYSWPQQPPDFDALLGGEVGGVEFGKLPFGACEDPISELHLATTWPHLTEGIIVDNDVYSDLDPVQAPHWSVRVRKADNPQCLLGDFLSEFFKLCCRKESTEEILGRSPLEEEGKENADISQALSKLTEPTTVPIHKLSVSSMVHSARKRMRRHRRVEESPLSNEVLNSILLYLFPDAAEKPSNGSEAKPGASNANSPPEKEPENYNLYNQFKSSPADSLTYKLSLCLCMVNFYHGGVKGVVQLWQEFVLEMRYRWENNYLVPGLASGPPDLRCCLLHQKLQMLNCCIERKKARDNGKRPSPLDSSAGSAGERKASGSDNGKAAQNSSGTEDRRERGEANQGKSWESWSDSEEEFFECLSDTEEMKENTQDNEKKEGPPKENKGSPRLKAEGRLRPHGKLTLLHYIQEPLYIPVTQEPAPMTEDLLEEQSEVLAKLGTSAEGAHLRARMQSACLLSDMESFKAANPGCCLEDFVRWYSPRDYVEEEGELSARMKIPGNMWAEAWETAKPAPARRQRRLFDDTREAEKVLHYLAVQKPADLTRHLLPCIIHAAILKEKEEESTEDIASVKKGILQIISNASKLLRHPNPDYKKLEEIINQIMAVETIIARARSLKAKFGISKCENIEEREDLERFVNSLLEEPEVSVVGAGRGPAGSIIHNLFVSAQRAALMTLMDEESVKSGSQEERRQNSGAVSDFPPPAGREIILRTVVPRPAPYSKPLPQRMFCVLMKEDFRLAGAFSSDTSFF; encoded by the exons ATGCAGGCAAACAAATATAGATTGAAGATGGCGGCTGACAGTGAC CCCGAGTCGGACGTGTTTGAAATCACGGACTTCACCACCGCCTCGGGATGGGAAAG GTTTGTTTCAAAGGTAGAGGAAGTGCTGAATGATTGGAAACTGATTGGAAGTAGCGTGCACAAACCTCTGGAGAAG GGCGAATATAACAGTGGCACCTGGGAAGAAAAGACAGAAGAAATTTCCTTTGCAGACTACAAATTCACAGTAACGCATCACTATTTAAAAGAAGAGTCACCCGACGGGGAAGAAAAAGAGGAACCAGAGGAAG ATGCATTCCCTGCAGCTATGCAAGATTTGCTGTGCATGAACAATGATTTTCCACCCAGAGCTCACTGTTTAGTCAGATG gtATGGGGTGCGTGAGTTTGTTGTAATTTCTCCAGGAGCCAACAATGATGCAATCATCAGTGAATCAAAGTGTAATCTGCTGTTAAGTTCTGTGTCAATTGCCTTGGGGAACACAGGCAG CCAGGTACCACTGTTTGTACAAATCCAGCAGAAGTGGCGACGGATGTATGCTGGTGAATGTCAGGGTCCTGGGGTCCGCACTGACTTTGAAATGGTCCACCTTCGCAAAGTGCCAAACCAGTACAATCACCTGTCGGGACTGCTGGATATCTTCAAGTCAAAGATC GGTTGCCCGTTGACTCCCATACCCCCCATCAATATAGCAATCCGGTTCACATACATCCTTCAGGACTGGCAGCAATATTCCTGGCCCCAGCAACCTCCAG ACTTTGATGCACTTCTGGGAGGGGAAGTTGGAGGAGTGGAATTTGGGAAGCTGCCATTTGGAGCCTGTGAGGATCCTATTAG tgAACTTCACTTAGCCACAACTTGGCCTCACCTGACTGAAGGCATTATTGTTGATAATGACGTTTATTC cgaTTTAGATCCTGTTCAGGCTCCTCATTGGTCGGTGAGAGTGAGAAAAGCAGATAACCCTCAGTGCCTGTTGG gtGATTTCCTTAGTGAATTCTTTAAACTCTGTTGTCGGAAGGAGTCTACTGAGGAAATTCTAGGAAGGTCACCTTTGGAGGAAGAGGGAAAAG agaaTGCGGATATTAGTCAAGCCTTGTCCAAACTGACTGAGCCAACCACTGTTCCCATTCATAAACTGTCCGTGTCCAGCATGGTTCACAGTGCACGGAAAAGGATGCGCAGACATCGGCGTGTGGAGGAGTCACCACTCAGTAACGAGGTCCTTAATTCAATTTTATTG TACCTTTTCCCAGATGCAGCTGAAAAACCATCCAATGGATCTGAAGCAAAACCTGGTGCATCTAATGCAAACAGCCCACCTGAAAAAGAACCTGAGAACTAT aACCTGTACAACCAGTTCAAGTCCTCTCCTGCTGACAGTCTTACCTACAAACTGTCCCTCTGTCTCTGCATGGTCAACTTCTATCACGGAGGAGTTAAGGGGGTGGTACAGCTCTGGCAGGAGTTTGTGTTGGAAATGCGTTACAGATGGGAAAACAATTATCTCGTGCCAGG GTTAGCCAGTGGACCTCCTGATCTAAGATGCTGCTTATTGCACCAGAAGCTGCAG ATGTTAAACTGTTGCATTGAGAGGAAGAAAGCCAGAGACAATGGGAAGAGACCAAGCCCCTTGGACAGTTCTGCTGGCAGTGCGGGAGAGAGGAAGGCGTCCGGCAGTGACAATGGGAAGGCCGCACAGAATTCCTCGGGGACTGAGGaccggagagagagaggagaggccaACCAGGGGAAGTCCTGGGAATCCTGGAGTGACAGTGAGGAAGAGTTCTTCGAGTGCCTCAGTGACACAGAGGagatgaaagaaaacacacaggacaATGAAAAGAAGGAGGGACCTCCAAAAGAAAATAAAGGGTCACCAAGGCTGAAAGCTGAAGGCCGTCTGCGTCCGCATGGGAAACTGACCCTGCTGCATTACATTCAAGAGCCCTTGTATATCCCAGTAACACAA GAGCCGGCTCCAATGACAGAGGATTTGCTAGAAGAACAGTCGGAGGTGTTGGCCAAATTAGGGACATCGGCTGAAGGAGCACATCTGCGAGCTCGAATGCAGAGCGCCTGTCTACTTTCAGACATGGAATCCTTCAAG GCAGCTAACCCCGGTTGCTGTTTGGAAGACTTTGTGAGGTGGTACTCTCCCCGGGATTATGTTGAGGAGGAGGGGGAGCTGAGCGCCAGGATGAAGATACCTGGGAACATGTGGGCGGAGGCCTGGGAGACGGCCAAGCCAGCCCCAGCACGCAGGCAAAGGAGGCTTTTCGATGACACCAGGGAGGCGGAAAAG GTTCTGCATTATTTAGCTGTTCAGAAGCCTGCTGACCTTACAAGACATTTATTGCCCTGCATTATCCATGCTGCCATTCTCAAAGAGAAAGAGGAAG AATCGACAGAAGATATTGCTTCTGTAAAAAAAGGAATTCTGCAGATAATCTCTAATGCCAGCAAGCTTTTACGTCATCCCAACCCGGATTATAAGAAACTGGAG GAAATTATTAACCAGATAATGGCTGTGGAAACCATTATTGCCAGGGCTCGGTCTCTAAAAGCAAAGTTTGGGATCAGTAAATGCGAAAACATTGAGGAAAGGGAGGATCTGGAAAG GTTTGTGAATTCTTTGCTGGAGGAACCAGAGGTATCAGTGGTTGGAGCAGGAAGAGGGCCAGCCGGAAGCAttattcacaatttatttgtcaGTGCTCAGAGG GCTGCCTTGATGACCCTTATGGATGAGGAGTCTGTGAAGTCTGGCTCTCAGGAGGAACGGAGACAGAACTCAGGAGCCGTTTCGGATTTTCCTCCTCCAGCTGGCCGTGAAATAATTCTGCGGACCGTAGTGCCCCGACCTGCTCCGTACTCTAAACCACTCCCTCAGCGCATGTTCTGTGTGCTAATGAAAGAAGATTTCAGATTGGCAGGGGCATTTTCATCCGATACTTcatttttctga
- the LOC117973155 gene encoding LOW QUALITY PROTEIN: mitogen-activated protein kinase kinase kinase 19-like (The sequence of the model RefSeq protein was modified relative to this genomic sequence to represent the inferred CDS: inserted 4 bases in 2 codons; deleted 1 base in 1 codon) — translation MGSSKICALNQKKPQDRGFSPDFQTAVKTLQDMSQAYEELAEMSREFPYQACGKVQSAPPGKSSGRKPSKSSKAPESSRSKKTSHGKLNLVNLKQKTRDVLKKGKHHKQLLSNEEQEGIVFISGPDWHIKTSKSEVLFCEPNGMNDLQTPEDIQIPQAIELEDQTIIEKIQTTARQNNHFSESDEEPNELDPCVAKGESFVCDDSQNKESSGFHQISKHDTCPTPPKINTWTSESNGVNTKDAITWTKGDILGRGAYGTVYCGLTSQGQLIAVKQVALDSSDQATAEKEYQRLQEEVDLLKTLDHSNIVGFLGTCLEVNIMSIFMEFVPGGSVASIINRFGPLPEKVFAIYTKQILEGIEYLHNSRVIHRDLKGNNVMLMPTGIIKLIDFGCAKRLACLNMTGTNSEMLKSMHGTPYWMAPEVINDTGHGRKSDIWIIGCTIFEMXPLANMERMAALLYIGARKGXLPDHFSENARNFVQACLPSDQRERPSAKQLLEHPFIK, via the exons ATGGGATCTTCAAAGATCTGTGCTCTCAATCAGAAAAAGCCTCAGG ATAGGGGCTTTTCTCCTGATTTCCAGACCGCAGTAAAGACCCTGCAAGACATGAGCCAAGCTTATGAAGAGCTAGCAGAAATGAGCAG GGAATTTCCTTATCAAGCCTGTGGCAAGGTGCAGTCTGCTCCACCAGGAAAGAGTTCTGGACGCAAACCTTCAAAATCTAGCAAAGCACCTGAGAGTAGCAGGTCAAAGAAAACATCACATGGGAAGCTGAATTTGGTGAATCTCAAACAAAAAACCAGGGATGTTTTGAAGAAAGGGAAACACCACAAGCAGCTGCTCAGCAATGAGGAGCAGGAgggtattgtatttatttctggtCCAGACTGGCACATAAAGACATCAAAGAGCGAGGTGCTCTTCTGTGAACCGAATGGCATGAATGATCTCCAAACACCTGAGGATATTCAGATACCCCAGGCAATAGAGCTTGAAGATCAAACAATCATTGAGAAAATCCAAACAACTGCCAGACAGAACAATCACTTCT CCGAGAGTGATGAGGAACCTAATGAACTAGATCCTTGTGTTGCCAAAGGTGAATCATTTGTTTGTGATGACAGCCAAAATAAAGAGTCTTCAGGTTTCCATCAGATATCAAAGCACGACACTTGCCCAACTCCACCCAAAATCAACACATGGACTTCTGAGAGTAACGGAGTG AACACTAAGGATGCCATTACTTGGACCAAAGGTGACATTCTTGGCAGAGGTGCATATGGAACG GTGTATTGCGGTCTCACCAGTCAAGGCCAGCTGATAGCAGTGAAGCAGGTTGCCTTGGACTCTTCAGATCAAGCCACTGCAGAGAAGGAATACCAGAGACTCCAGGAAGAAGTAGACTTGCTAAAAACTCTCGATCACAGCAATATTGTAGGATTCCTGGGAACCTGTCTTGAAGTAAACATCATGAGCATCTTTATGGAGTTTGTTCCGGGTGGATCTGTTGCCAGCATCATCAATCGCTTTGGACCTCTACCAGAAAAGGTGTTTGCCATTTACACAAAACAGATCCTGGAAGGGATTGAATATCTGCACAATAGCCGGGTGATCCACAGAGACCTC AAAGGGAACAATGTTATGCTTATGCCCACTGGTATTATAAAACTCATAGATTTTGGCTGTGCCAAGCGCTTGGCTTGTTTGAACATGACAGGCACCAACAGCGAAATGCTCAAGTCTATGCATGGCACTCCATACTGGATGGCGCCAGAAGTCATCAATGACACTGGGCACGGCAGGAAATCAGATATCTGGATTATTGGATGTACTATTTTTGAAAT GCCACTTGCTAATATGGAGAGGATGGCAGCCTTGCTTTACATTGGTGCACGGAAAGG CTTACCAGACCACTTCTCAGAAAATGCCAGGAACTTTGTCCAAGCTTGTTTACCAAG